The window CCAGATCCTTCAGGTCGGAGATGGGAAGGTTCAGGTAGAACACGTCGCGTCCCCCTTTGACGTTGCCCAGGTACTGCACGGTAAAGGTCTTGCCGTACGGTTTGTCCGCCGTCGGCGCGTTGATCAACGACACGTAGTCATCCAGGTTCATGCCGACATACTTCTCGTAGAATTCCTTTGGTGTGATCTTTTCGTCGCGGATGAACTTGTCGTTCTTGTCCCGCGTCTCGAAGGTGAAGGTCACCGGGGGCTTGCCCAGGGCGATGCACAGCATCCGATAGATCGTCTGCAGCATGTCCTGCTTCATCACCCTGAGCTCCGCTTCCGTCTTGCCGTTCTTGGAAGCGGCAGTACGAAGAATGCAGGCGAATTCCCTGAGTTTGGTGGTCAGGTACTTGTCCAGCTCGCGGGTCGCCGACGAAGCGACCGATTCCGGCATCGCTTCCTTGGGCACCACACCGTACTTCTCCACCAGGTTGACGAACATGTCCCACTGACCGCCGTCTCCCATCGGGCCGGACAACAGGTAGCTGACCACGCGGCCGTCAACCGGCTCGTCCTTCGTCTCGATGATCGATTCCAGAAACCAGTTGGATCTCTCCAACTTGTCCCAGAACAGTGGATAGTTCTGGGAAAGCTCAAACGTCTTCAGGTTGAGCTTCTCCATCACCTCGATGCGCATCACGTTCAACGCGGCGAACATCCAGCACCGGCCGGATTGCTTCTGGTTGGTAATGTCCCCCACATTGGGAAGACTCACCGAAAAGCTGTGGCGCACTTCACGGGGACGATACACGTTGGCGGCGCTCTGGTTGATGCCATTGGCCACCACGGCGTTCATCGCCACGATGTGCTCCCGCTTGCTGTCAAAACTGGTACCAAACTCCTGAATATCTTCACGAGTGATTGATTCGTTCATTGTAAAACTCCTTCAAAAAAGGAGGGCTCCCACCAGAGAGCCCATCCCTTGTCGTTATTTCTCAAGGACTGCCTTGATCCTCCGCACGCCTGCGGAAGAGCTCTGTTCCTTGACGATCTTGAAATGCCCCATGCCACCGGTATGGGTGACGTGCGGGCCTCCGCACACTTCCCGTGAGAAGTCTCCGATGGAATACACCTTGACCTGTTCGCCGTACTTGGCGGAGAACTGGGCGAACGCACCTTCCTTCTTGGCGTCCTCCAGACTCATCACATCGCACCGCACCGGGAGATCGGCCTGGATTTCCTTGTTGACCAAGTCTTCCACCTGCTGGATCTCTTCCTTGGTCAGCGGCTTGTCATGGTCGAAATCAAAACGGAGCCGCTCCTCGGTGATGTTGGAACCCAGCTGCTTGACGTAGCCGCCCAGCACGACGCACAGCGCCTTGTGCAACAGGTGCGTCGCCGTGTGGAGCGCCGTTGTTTCGGCGCTGTGGTCGGCCAAGCCGCCTTTGAACACCTGCTCGGCGCCGCCGCGGCTGATGGCCTGGTGTTTTTCGAACGCTTCCTTGAAGCCAGCCTCATCCACCGTCATGCCATGCTCTTTGGCAAGCTCTTTGGTCAGCTCAATGGGATAGCCGTACGTATCGTACAGCTTGAACGCCGTCCGACCGCCGATCCGCTTCTGGGGATCCTTCAGCAGGTTGGGCAGCATCTTCTCAAATTCACGCTCCCCTTTGACCAGCGTCTCCTCGAACTTCTCTTCCTCGGCCTGCAGTTCCTTGAAAATGAAATCCTTGTGGGCCAGAAGCTCAGGATACGGAGCACCATACAGATCCAGGACGATCGGGGCAAGGTCACAGAGGAACGGCTTGTCCATCCCCAGCTTGTGACCGTGCCGCACGGCGCGACGGATCAAACGGCGCAGGATGTACCCCTGCCCGACGTTGGACGGAGCCATGCCTTTCTCATCCCCCAGAATGAACACCGCCGTACGGATGTGGTCGGCGATGATCCGCATGGAAATATCCGTATCCGCGCTCTGGCCGTACGTCACGCCACTGAGTTTGGAAATCCCTTCCAGGATTGGGGTGAACACTTCCGTCTCATAGACGCTCTTCTTCCCCTGCAGAATGGTGATGGTCCGTTCGATGCCCATGCCGGTGTCGATGCACTTGCGTTCCATCGGGACGTACTTGCCTTCCGGGGTTTTCCGATAGCCCATGAACACGTCGTTCCATACTTCGAAGTACTTGCCGCAATGGCAACCTGGCCTGCAGTCAGGGCCACAGGCGGGAGCTCCGGTGTCGATGAACATCTCGCTGTCCGGACCGCAGGGACCGGTCTCTCCGGCCGGACCCCACCAGTTGTCCTCGCGGGGCAGGAAGTAGATCCGCTCCTTGGGGATGCCATGGCTCATCCACGCTTCGGCGGCCTCGTTGTCCCGGGGTACCTCATCGTCACCGGCAAACACAGTGACGGAGAGCTTGTTCTGGTCGATGCCCAGCACCTGGGTGAGGAACTCATAGCTGTAGGCGATGGCCTCTTTCTTGAAGTACGCGCCCAACGACCAGTTGCCCAACATTTCGAAGAACGTCAGGTGGCTGGGATCACCCACCTCATCGATGTCTCCGGTACGG of the Sphaerochaeta sp. genome contains:
- a CDS encoding C1 family peptidase, whose translation is MNESITREDIQEFGTSFDSKREHIVAMNAVVANGINQSAANVYRPREVRHSFSVSLPNVGDITNQKQSGRCWMFAALNVMRIEVMEKLNLKTFELSQNYPLFWDKLERSNWFLESIIETKDEPVDGRVVSYLLSGPMGDGGQWDMFVNLVEKYGVVPKEAMPESVASSATRELDKYLTTKLREFACILRTAASKNGKTEAELRVMKQDMLQTIYRMLCIALGKPPVTFTFETRDKNDKFIRDEKITPKEFYEKYVGMNLDDYVSLINAPTADKPYGKTFTVQYLGNVKGGRDVFYLNLPISDLKDLAIKQLKDGKAVWFGSDVGQFSDRKAGMMDLEALDVKDLFDTNFPLSKAQRLDYGESLMTHAMVLTGVNLDENGTPDRWRVENSWGDEPGLKGFFVMTDRWFDEYTYQVVVNKKYLSEAQKAMLSQKPIVLKPWDPMGSLAR
- a CDS encoding alanine--tRNA ligase, producing MKQLTANELRQKYIDFFVSKGHKQISGASLIPENDPTVLFTTAGMHPLVPYILGAEHPAGKMLCDYQKCIRTGDIDEVGDPSHLTFFEMLGNWSLGAYFKKEAIAYSYEFLTQVLGIDQNKLSVTVFAGDDEVPRDNEAAEAWMSHGIPKERIYFLPREDNWWGPAGETGPCGPDSEMFIDTGAPACGPDCRPGCHCGKYFEVWNDVFMGYRKTPEGKYVPMERKCIDTGMGIERTITILQGKKSVYETEVFTPILEGISKLSGVTYGQSADTDISMRIIADHIRTAVFILGDEKGMAPSNVGQGYILRRLIRRAVRHGHKLGMDKPFLCDLAPIVLDLYGAPYPELLAHKDFIFKELQAEEEKFEETLVKGEREFEKMLPNLLKDPQKRIGGRTAFKLYDTYGYPIELTKELAKEHGMTVDEAGFKEAFEKHQAISRGGAEQVFKGGLADHSAETTALHTATHLLHKALCVVLGGYVKQLGSNITEERLRFDFDHDKPLTKEEIQQVEDLVNKEIQADLPVRCDVMSLEDAKKEGAFAQFSAKYGEQVKVYSIGDFSREVCGGPHVTHTGGMGHFKIVKEQSSSAGVRRIKAVLEK